The DNA sequence TGCTGCTCGACCTGGAGGAGATCGAGTTCCGGCTGGCGAACGTGCGCTTCCGCGGCGTCCGCGGAACGACGGGCACGGAGGCTTCGTTTCTCGAGCTGTTCAATGGCGACGGCAGCAAGGTGGATGAGCTGAACCGCCGGATCGCCGCGGCCATGGGCTTCGACCGGCTCTATGCAGTGACGGGTCAGACGTACACGCGCAAGACGGACTACGCATACGTCGCGTCGCTGGCGGGCATCGCTGCGTCGTCGTCGAAGTTCGCCCACGATATCCGTCTGCTGCAGCATCTGAAGGAGGTGGAGGAGCCGTTCGAGGACGAGCAGATCGGCTCGTCGGCCATGGCCTACAAGCGCAACCCCATGCGCACCGAGCGTATCACCGCGCTCGCCCGCCACGTCATTGCGCTCACGATCGATCCCGCATTCACGGCGGCCACCCAGTGGCTCGAGCGAACGCTCGACGACTCCGCAAATCGCAGGATTGCCATCCCGGAGGCGTACCTCGGCATCGACGCGGTACTCCTGCTCCAGCACAACGTGAGTGCCGGACTGGTCGTGCGGCCGGGCGTGATCCGCCGGCATCTCGACGATGAGCTGCCGTTCATGGCGACGGAGACGATCCTGATGCACGCCGTCCGGCGCGGCGGCGACCGCCAGGATCTGCACGAGCGCATTCGTCGTCATTCGGTGGCGGCTGCGGAGCGGGTGAAGGATCACGGCGAACGCAATGACCTCATCGAGCGCATCATCGGCGATGATACGTTCGGCATGGACCGCGCGGAGATCGAGGGCATGCTCGATCCGGCGCGCTTCACCGGCCGCGCTGCGGAGCAGGTCGACATATTCCTCAGAAACGAGGTGGAACCGGTGCTGAAGAGACAGGAAACATCGGACAGCGTGCCGGAGCTGCGCGCATGAGCACGGCAGTGGGAAGAACCGACCTGCCGCTGCCGCTGGTAGCGCGCGGCAAGGTACGCGACGTATACGCCGTCGGCTCCGACCGGCTGCTCATCGTGGCAACTGATCGCATCAGCGCATTCGACGTGGTGCTGCCCCAGCCGATTCCGCGGAAGGGTGCCGTGCTGACGCAATTGACGTCGTGGTGGCTGACGAAGATTGCGGACATTACGCCCAATCATCTGATCAGCGCGGACCCGGACGTGATCGTGCGCGAGGTCCCGGAGCTTGAGGACACGCGCGACATCTGGGGTCGCAGGGCGATGCTGGTGCACCGCGCGAAGGTGGTGCCGATCGAGTGCGTGGTGCGCGGATTCATATCCGGCTCCGCCTGGTCGGAATACCGCAGGAGCGGCACGCTTGCAGGCGAGCCGCTGCCCGAGGGCCTCCGTGAGAGTCAGCGGCTGGACCCGCCGATCTTCTCGCCGGCCACGAAGGCGGAGACGGGACATGACGAGAACATCACGTTCGCGCAGATGCGGGACGCTGTCGGCGCCGAGCTGGCCGACGAGCTGCGATCGCGCAGTCTCGCGATCTATCAGCGCGGCCGCGACATTGCCGCCGACGCCGACATCATCCTGGCCGATACCAAGTTCGAGTTCGGGACACTGCCGGACGGCACACTCGTGCTGATCGATGAAGTGCTGACGCCCGACTCTTCGCGCTTCTGGCCGAAGGAGTCCTTCGAGGTGGGGCGCGGCCAGCCGTCGCTCGACAAGCAGCCGGTACGCGATTACCTGGAGGGTCTCGTCAAGGCCGGCGAGTGGGACAAGGAACCGCCGCCGCCCGACCTGCCCGACGGCGTGGTGACGGAGACATCCGAGCGGTATCTCGGCGTGTTCCAGCGCCTGACAGGGGTGGCCCTCGACGACTTCCCGTCGCAGGATCCGGCGGCAGCGGGGCGCGGATCCGGCTTGTGATGACACGATGAGGCCGGTCCGCCCACGCCTGCAGCGCGGTGTGATCATCGTGCCGAGCGCTCTGACGCTCGGCAACCTGCTGTTCGGCATCTGGGCGATCGTTTCCGCCGCGCGCGGAGACTTCATGAATGCGGCCTGGCTCATCGTCTTTGCGGGCATCTTCGACACGATCGATGGCCGTGTGGCGCGGGCCACGTCCACCGGCAGCCGTTTCGGCGAGGAGCTCGACTCACTGGTGGACGCCATCAGCTTCGGCGTCGCACCGGCGCTCATCATCTACTTCCTGTTCCTGAACGACGGGACGTGGGGCTGGGTCGCGGCGTTCTTCTACGTCTCGAGCACCGTCATCAGGCTCGCGCGCTTCAACGTGGAGCAGGCCGGTCATGCGAAGGTGGCGTTCCACGGCCTGCCCTCACCATCGGCGGGGATGACGCTCGCCACGTTCTATCCATTCAGCCAGACCGCGTTCTTTCAGGCGAACTTCGCCGCATGGCGCTGGCCCGAGCTGATCACCGGCCTCATGATCGTGCTCGGCTTCCTCATGATGAGCCACGTGCTCTATCCCGTCGTCCCGAAATTCGGATTCCGCAACACACGCGGCATCGTGACGGGACTGTTCATGCTCTCATGCATCGCAGCGGCGATCTTCATCCCGTCGATCTTCTTCTTCCCCGCCTTCATCGGCTACGTCAGCTATGGCGTGCTCAAGTCGCTGGCGATCGGTTTCTTCGAGCGCATGCCCGAGACCGATCCCATGCTCGATGAGGAGGAGGATGAGGGCGACGAGGCGGGGGCCGAGCTGCGCGACATCGATTATCGCGAGCTGTCTCCGTGGCAGCGGTTCCGCAGACAGCGGCAGGTGCGACGTCATTACGGTGCGAACGACCAGGAGGACATTCTGTGAGCAGTTATACGGCTGAAGTGCGAATCACTCCGCGGGCGGGACTGCTCGACCCGGAAGGCAAGGCGGTCCAGAACGCCCTGCACTCGCTGGAGTTCGAGGACGTGGAGGATGTGCGGGTCGGCCGACTCGTGCGGCTGCGCCTGCGGGCGGACAGCGACGACGGCGCGCGGCAGAGTGCCGACGAGATGTGCCGGCGTCTGCTGGCCAACCCGGTGACCGAGGACTACGAGATCGTGCTCGTGAAGGGCGGCTGATGCGCGCGGCGATCGTGACGTTCCCTGGCTCCAACTGTGACTACGACTGCTACAAGGCCGTCACGGACGTGCTCGGTGAGGATGCCTACTTCGTGTGGCATCGCGAGGAGAGCGTCGGCGACTGCGACCTCGTGATCCTGCCTGGCGGCTTCAGCTACGGCGACTACCTGCGTGCCGGTGCGATCGCGCGCTTCAGCCCGATCATGAGCGATGTGCAGCGCTTTGCCAGCGAGGGCGGTTACGTGCTCGGCGTATGCAACGGCTTCCAGGTGCTGTGTGAGGCGGGCATGCTGCCCGGCGCGCTCATCCGCAACCGCTCCCTGAAGTTCCAGGGCGAGCGCGTCTACATCCGCGTCGAGAACACGGACACCGCGTTCACCGCGCATTACGAGCCCGATCAGCTGCTGCACCTGCACATCGCACACGGACAGGGCAATTACGTGGCGGAGCCGGACGTCATCGAGCGTCTCGAGGCGGAGCGGAGAGTCATCTTCCGGTACGCGGACGAGAGCGGCCAGGCGACGGACGAGGGCAACGCCAACGGCTCGATGAACAACATCGCCGGCATCATCAACGAACATGGCAACGTGCTGGGGCTGATGCCGCATCCGGAGCGATCCGTCGAGGCGTTGCTCGGCTCCACGGACGGGCTGCCGATCTTCACGTCGCTCGCGGAACGGCTGGCCGTTGCCGGGAGGTCCTCATGACGACAAACAGGGCGGGCGGCACCGACCACGGCATGACATCGCGCGAGGGCAGCACGGCCGCTGCGGAACCGCCGCGGCCGCGCGCAGGCGACCCCGCAATCACGGCCGAGCTCGTCGCGGATCATGGACTGAGCGAGGACGAGTACAGATTGATCCGTGCGGCCCTCGGGCGTGAGGCTACCTACACGGAGCTCGGTGTGTTCAGCGCGATGTGGTCGGAGCACTGCGGCTACAAGAACTCGAAGCCGCTGCTGCGGCAGCTGCCGACGAAAGCGCCGTGGGTGCTCCAGGGTCCGGGCGAGAATGCGGGCGTCATCGACATCGGTGACGGCTACGCGATCGCGTTCAAGATCGAGTCGCACAACCATCCATCGGCCGTCGAGCCGTATGAAGGCGCTGCGACCGGCGTCGGTGGGATCCTCCGTGACGTATTCACGATGGGTGCACGCCCGATCGCCGTCCTCGATTCGCTGCGCTTCGGCTCGCTCACACGGCCGCGCGTGCGCTACCTCTTCAGCGGCGTCGTGAAGGGCATCGGCGACTACGGCAACGCGGTCGGCATCCCGAACATCGGCGGCGAGGTCTGGTTCGACGATGCGTACGAGGGGAACCCGCTCGTGAACGCGATGGCGATCGGTCTGATGCGCACGGACGAGCTGATCCGCGGCGAGGCGACCGGTGTGGGCAATCCGATCATGGCCGTCGGCGCGCGGACCGGTCGCGATGGCATCCACGGCGCCACGTTCGCGTCCGAAGAGCTGAGTGAGGAGACGGAGGCGAAGCGGCCGCAGGTGCAGGTGGGCGATCCGTTCACGGAGAAGCTGCTGCTCGAGGCATCGCTGGAGCTGATCCGCAGCGGTCATATCGTCGGCATCCAGGACATGGGCGCGGCGGGTCTCGCATCCAGCTCGAGTGAGATGGCGGCGCGCGCGGGCACGGGCGTGGACATCGATGCTGCTCTCGTACCGGTGCGCGAGCCGGACATGACGCCCTACGAGATCCTGCTGTCGGAATCGCAGGAGCGCATGCTCGTGGTGGCGAAGGCCGGTCATGAGCACGAGGTGATCCGCATCCTCGAGAAGTGGGAGCTGGAGGCGGCAGTCATCGGACACGTCACGGATGACGGCATGTACCGCGTGCGCGAGAACGGCGTGATCGTCGCCGAGATCCCGGGCGAGCCGCTCGTGAACGAGTGCCCCACGTATGTCCGCGATGCGCGGGAGTCGGAGGAGGTGCAGCGGCTGCGCGAGTGGACGTCGGCGGAGATCGATACCACCCACACGCGCGAGCATGCCGGCCGCGTGCTGCTGCGGCTGCTCGGATCGCCGAACATCGCGTCCAGGCGCTGGGTCTACAATCAGTACGACACGACCGTGCGCACGAACACCGTCGTCCCCCCCGGCGGCGATGCGGGCGTGCTCCGCATTCGGGGTACGCGCCGCGGCATCGCGGCTACGGTGGACTGCAATGGTCGCTACGTGTACCTGAACCCGCGGCGCGGCGCGATGATCGCCGTGGCGGAGGCCGCGCGCAACCTGGTGTGCACGGGCGCGCGGCCGCGTGCGATCACGAACAACCTGAATTTCGGGAATCCTCTCAAGCCCGAGGTGTATTACCAGCTGCGTGAGGCCGTGCGCGGCATGGGTGAGGCCTGTGCGGCGTTCGAGACACCCGTGACGGGCGGCAACGTGTCGCTCTACAACGAGAACCCGAACGGCGCGATCTACCCGACGCCGGTGGTCGGCATGATCGGCGTGATCGAGGACATCGATCTCCATCTCACGATGCCGTTCAAGACGGAAGGCGACGCGATCATACTGCTCGGTCGGAACACGGACGAGCTGGGCGGATCGGAGTACCTGAAGGTGGTGCACGGTGTGGTCGCGGGCGATGCGCCGGCCGTGGACCTCGAGGGCGAGCGGCGTCTCCAGGAGCTGGTGCTGTCACTCAATGACGGGCGGCTGCTGCGCAGCGCACACGACTGTGCGGAGGGCGGACTCGCAGTGTGCCTCGCGGAGTCGGCGATCGCGGCGGAGCCCATGCTGGGTGTCGATGTGAGACTGGATGACGAGCTCGATCCCGCCGCGCTGCTGTTCGGCGAGGCGCAGGGCCGTATCGTGGTGACGTGCGCTGCGGATGATGCGGCGGCGGTGATAGAGGCCGCGCGCGGGCTGAATGTGCCCGCGCAGGTGATTGGCACCGTCGGCAGAGCGGCCGGTGCATTCAACATGCGAATCGGCAGCGGCGCGGAGATATCGCTGCCGGTTGCGAGTCTGCATGAGGTACACTCGACAGCCATTCCGCGGCTCATGGAGCGTGCGGCGGCGGAGTGAAGTGGTACCGGCGCGTCGCGGGCGTGCCGGCAAGAGAGCCGAGAGGACAGCAAACACATGTGCGGTATAGTCGGTGTAGCAGGGATGGACAGGGCGGCCGAGTTGGCGTATCTCGGCCTGTACGCACTGCAGCACAGGGGTCAGGAAGCGGCGGGCATCAGCGCCGTCGATGAGCACGGCCGCGCGCGCCTGCAACGCGAGCACGGCCTGGTCGTCGAGGGATTCAGCGATGACGTCATGGACGGGCTGCCCGGCCGCGCGGCGCTCGGACACGTGCGCTACTCGACCGCCGGCGGCCCCGGCCTCGTCAACGCCCAGCCGCTCCTCGTCCGCTACCACCAGGGCGATCTGGCGCTCGTCCACAACGGCAACATCACGAATGCCGGCGTCCTGCGCGACGCGCTGGTCAAGGACGGCGCGCTGTTCCAGACGACCGTCGATTCCGAGGTCATCGTCCATCTCATCGCGAAGTCGCGCGCACCCACGGTGGACGAGCAGGTCCAGGACGCGCTCGCCCACCTCACCGGCGCGTTCTCCGTCATGATCACGATCGGCGATACGATGTACGCGGCCCGCGATCCGTGGGGGTACCGCCCGCTCATCCTCGGCCGCCTGAACGGCGGCTTTGTGATCGCCAGCGAGTCCTGCGCCCTGGATCTGATCGGTGCGACGATCGAGCGCGATATCGAGCCCGGCGAGATAATCCGCATCCGCGGCGGCACGGCCGAGGTGCTCCCGCGTCTGCGCGGCGCCGAACGCCCTGCCCCGTGCATCTTCGAGCTCGTGTACTTTGCCCGCCCCGACTCACGCATCTGGGGCGTCAGCGTCGATCGTGCCCGCCGCGCATTCGGCCGCCAGCTCGCGAAGGAGCAGCCCGCCGAAGCCGACTGCGTGTTCAGCGTGCCCGACTCATCCAACTCCGCTGCGCTGGGGTTTGCCGAGGCGAGTGGCATTCCCTACGAGCTGGGCCTCATCCGCAACCATTACGTCGGCCGCACGTTCATTCACCCGACCCAGAAGGGTCGCGACTTCCGCGTCCGCATCAAGTACAACGCCGTCCGCGAAGTCATTGACGGCAAGCGGGTCATCGTCGTCGATGACTCGCTCGTGCGCGGCACCAC is a window from the Longimicrobiales bacterium genome containing:
- the purL gene encoding phosphoribosylformylglycinamidine synthase subunit PurL, with amino-acid sequence MTTNRAGGTDHGMTSREGSTAAAEPPRPRAGDPAITAELVADHGLSEDEYRLIRAALGREATYTELGVFSAMWSEHCGYKNSKPLLRQLPTKAPWVLQGPGENAGVIDIGDGYAIAFKIESHNHPSAVEPYEGAATGVGGILRDVFTMGARPIAVLDSLRFGSLTRPRVRYLFSGVVKGIGDYGNAVGIPNIGGEVWFDDAYEGNPLVNAMAIGLMRTDELIRGEATGVGNPIMAVGARTGRDGIHGATFASEELSEETEAKRPQVQVGDPFTEKLLLEASLELIRSGHIVGIQDMGAAGLASSSSEMAARAGTGVDIDAALVPVREPDMTPYEILLSESQERMLVVAKAGHEHEVIRILEKWELEAAVIGHVTDDGMYRVRENGVIVAEIPGEPLVNECPTYVRDARESEEVQRLREWTSAEIDTTHTREHAGRVLLRLLGSPNIASRRWVYNQYDTTVRTNTVVPPGGDAGVLRIRGTRRGIAATVDCNGRYVYLNPRRGAMIAVAEAARNLVCTGARPRAITNNLNFGNPLKPEVYYQLREAVRGMGEACAAFETPVTGGNVSLYNENPNGAIYPTPVVGMIGVIEDIDLHLTMPFKTEGDAIILLGRNTDELGGSEYLKVVHGVVAGDAPAVDLEGERRLQELVLSLNDGRLLRSAHDCAEGGLAVCLAESAIAAEPMLGVDVRLDDELDPAALLFGEAQGRIVVTCAADDAAAVIEAARGLNVPAQVIGTVGRAAGAFNMRIGSGAEISLPVASLHEVHSTAIPRLMERAAAE
- the purF gene encoding amidophosphoribosyltransferase: MCGIVGVAGMDRAAELAYLGLYALQHRGQEAAGISAVDEHGRARLQREHGLVVEGFSDDVMDGLPGRAALGHVRYSTAGGPGLVNAQPLLVRYHQGDLALVHNGNITNAGVLRDALVKDGALFQTTVDSEVIVHLIAKSRAPTVDEQVQDALAHLTGAFSVMITIGDTMYAARDPWGYRPLILGRLNGGFVIASESCALDLIGATIERDIEPGEIIRIRGGTAEVLPRLRGAERPAPCIFELVYFARPDSRIWGVSVDRARRAFGRQLAKEQPAEADCVFSVPDSSNSAALGFAEASGIPYELGLIRNHYVGRTFIHPTQKGRDFRVRIKYNAVREVIDGKRVIVVDDSLVRGTTSRGLIALIREAGAKEVHFRVSSPPVTNPCYYGIDMPTKQELIGAQKTVEEIRQHLNVDSLGYLSLEGMHSAVAARGPFCDACFSGNYGAPLVDLEMGRGLSSHC
- the pssA gene encoding CDP-diacylglycerol--serine O-phosphatidyltransferase, encoding MRPVRPRLQRGVIIVPSALTLGNLLFGIWAIVSAARGDFMNAAWLIVFAGIFDTIDGRVARATSTGSRFGEELDSLVDAISFGVAPALIIYFLFLNDGTWGWVAAFFYVSSTVIRLARFNVEQAGHAKVAFHGLPSPSAGMTLATFYPFSQTAFFQANFAAWRWPELITGLMIVLGFLMMSHVLYPVVPKFGFRNTRGIVTGLFMLSCIAAAIFIPSIFFFPAFIGYVSYGVLKSLAIGFFERMPETDPMLDEEEDEGDEAGAELRDIDYRELSPWQRFRRQRQVRRHYGANDQEDIL
- the purQ gene encoding phosphoribosylformylglycinamidine synthase subunit PurQ, which translates into the protein MRAAIVTFPGSNCDYDCYKAVTDVLGEDAYFVWHREESVGDCDLVILPGGFSYGDYLRAGAIARFSPIMSDVQRFASEGGYVLGVCNGFQVLCEAGMLPGALIRNRSLKFQGERVYIRVENTDTAFTAHYEPDQLLHLHIAHGQGNYVAEPDVIERLEAERRVIFRYADESGQATDEGNANGSMNNIAGIINEHGNVLGLMPHPERSVEALLGSTDGLPIFTSLAERLAVAGRSS
- the purS gene encoding phosphoribosylformylglycinamidine synthase subunit PurS, which gives rise to MSSYTAEVRITPRAGLLDPEGKAVQNALHSLEFEDVEDVRVGRLVRLRLRADSDDGARQSADEMCRRLLANPVTEDYEIVLVKGG
- the purB gene encoding adenylosuccinate lyase: MAVIDGPDTAYRNPLVERYASREMSMIFSPAFKFRTWRRLWLALAEAQQSLGLEIPDSAIAAMRAQLDNIDLTRAADLEKRLRHDVMAHVHHFGEVAPDAKAFIHLGATSAFVTDNTELLQHRDALLLVRRRVLSCVAALATFAREHRALPTLGFTHFQPAQPTTVGKRATLWIQDLLLDLEEIEFRLANVRFRGVRGTTGTEASFLELFNGDGSKVDELNRRIAAAMGFDRLYAVTGQTYTRKTDYAYVASLAGIAASSSKFAHDIRLLQHLKEVEEPFEDEQIGSSAMAYKRNPMRTERITALARHVIALTIDPAFTAATQWLERTLDDSANRRIAIPEAYLGIDAVLLLQHNVSAGLVVRPGVIRRHLDDELPFMATETILMHAVRRGGDRQDLHERIRRHSVAAAERVKDHGERNDLIERIIGDDTFGMDRAEIEGMLDPARFTGRAAEQVDIFLRNEVEPVLKRQETSDSVPELRA
- a CDS encoding phosphoribosylaminoimidazolesuccinocarboxamide synthase — translated: MSTAVGRTDLPLPLVARGKVRDVYAVGSDRLLIVATDRISAFDVVLPQPIPRKGAVLTQLTSWWLTKIADITPNHLISADPDVIVREVPELEDTRDIWGRRAMLVHRAKVVPIECVVRGFISGSAWSEYRRSGTLAGEPLPEGLRESQRLDPPIFSPATKAETGHDENITFAQMRDAVGAELADELRSRSLAIYQRGRDIAADADIILADTKFEFGTLPDGTLVLIDEVLTPDSSRFWPKESFEVGRGQPSLDKQPVRDYLEGLVKAGEWDKEPPPPDLPDGVVTETSERYLGVFQRLTGVALDDFPSQDPAAAGRGSGL